A single window of Neospora caninum Liverpool complete genome, chromosome XII DNA harbors:
- a CDS encoding Histone H3.3, related, whose translation MARTKQTARKSTGGKAPRKQLASKAARKSAPMSGGIKKPHRYRPGTVALREIRKFQKSTDLLIRKLPFQRLVREIAQDFKTDLRFQSQAILALQEAAEAYLVGLFEDTNLCAIHAKRVTIMPKDIQLARRIRGERS comes from the coding sequence ATGGCAAGAACCAAGCAGACTGCACGGAAATCAACGGGAGGAAAGGCTCCTCGAAAGCAGCTGGCCTCCAAGGCAGCTCGCAAGAGTGCGCCAATGTCAGGCGGCATCAAGAAGCCTCACAGATACAGGCCTGGCACTGTAGCTTTGCGCGAGATCAGGAAGTTTCAAAAGAGCACAGATCTCCTCATCCGCAAGTTGCCCTTTCAACGCCTTGTCCGCGAGATTGCCCAGGATTTCAAGACAGATCTCCGATTTCAGTCCCAAGCAATTCTTGCACTGCAAGAAGCAGCGGAAGCGTATCTGGTTGGCTTATTCGAGGACACTAACCTGTGCGCTATTCATGCGAAACGTGTAACGATCATGCCCAAGGATATCCAACTGGCAAGACGTATCCGAGGCGAGAGATCTTGA
- a CDS encoding putative SET domain containing protein: MDSSQLTASPCWTGQGNSRHQFLAPSKATKDQALQTPAQNNVQGQNASPGTSSFIHPLLLPLLPSRFVFKNPSWPPTPKKKRNLAGGAAVPPPSAGARGSATGTSSASNGSTELSHLGLRTKPLSHDNPGTQNGADSPASPGDSAHASRPFPTSATGRKRRKIMTSQKPLSNGPAAQSDPPATGSVDDAQTCPAAFGENNQKDMCREGRAPPFSESAMCGILLASSLSTQAPSPSHLCENDSPRLALRTVTGGDTSSAEKMPELGCEVVDAAVAAGSPSSACGDKALEEVTRTERDSLARRLSGDQQPHHASSDSSRDCSTHLGPLHADGERPEQPSSARAPLTQSRGAAPAGDRTECSPVRGFLGTSPAAAEVPALLLSAVYAGEQTPSKTVEAQSCGTKEKDTSRVGTLEKSCGADATYAARRVTQQLAAGRGRRWGEAPSSANQAATPSRQASETPARMLSSQSSRTPSKGPFLPSIACGLVVSASSLGRGSGLGVYATRAYSARSRIGEYAGVCVDRKVAMMLRGMGTSTHVMRVGMQYQYLVGYRLPFVFGGAGAFVNDGRWYADGRKGPGVTARFHVAYDKKRAKDRVYVVATRDIAEGEEIFTSYDNQYWALLH; the protein is encoded by the coding sequence ATGGATTCTAGTCAGTTGACTGCCTCTCCTTGTTGGACAGGACAAGGGAACTCCCGTCATCAGTTCCTTGCTCCCAGCAAAGCGACGAAAGACCAGGCTCTGCAAACACCCGCTCAAAACAACGTTCAAGGCCAAAACGCCTCCCCCGGCACGAGCTCGTTTATTCATCCCCTCCTTCTGCCGCTGCTTCCGTCCAGATTTGTTTTCAAGAATCCCTCATGGCCGCCGACTCcaaagaaaaagcgaaatCTGGCAGGCGGCGCTGCAGTGCCGCCGCCATCAGCCGGGGCGAGGGGCAGTGCGACTGGAACTTCCTCGGCCAGCAACGGATCCACAGAGCTCAGCCATCTAGGCCTTCGCACGAAACCTCTGTCTCACGACAATCCAGGAACCCAAAACGGTGCGGACTCTCCTGCATCGCCTGGCGATAGCGCGCATGCCTCTCGTCCGTTTCCAACCAGTGCAACAGGGCGCAAGCGACGGAAGATCATGACTTCGCAGAAACCCCTTTCAAACGGCCCCGCTGCTCAGTCTGATCCACCCGCGACGGGTTCTGTAGACGATGCACAAACATGTCCGGCCGCGTTCGGTGAAAACAATCAGAAAGACATGTGTCGTGAAGGGCGGGCGCCGCCGTTCAGTGAATCGGCCATGTGCGGCATTctgctcgcgtcttcgctgtcaACTCAGGCGCCCAGCCCCTCACATCTCTGCGAGAATGATTCGCCCCGACTCGCGCTGAGGACTGTCACGGGAGGCGACACCTCGAGTGCAGAAAAGATGCCAGAGTTGGGGTGCGAAGTCGTGGATGCAGCGGTCGCTGCAGGCTCACCGTCGTCTGCCTGCGGAGACAAGGCACTGGAAGAAGTGACGCGCACTGAGAGAGACTCCCTTGCGCGCCGACTTTCTGGAGATCAGCAGCCACACCATGCCTCGTCCGACAGTTCTAGAGATTGTTCGACGCACCTTGGACCCTTACATGCAGATGGCGAGAGGCCAGAACAGCCAAGTTCTGCCCGCGCGCCACTTACTCAGTCACGAGGCGCTGCGCCagcgggagacagaacagagTGCTCGCCCGTCCGTGGCTTTCTGGGGACTTCCCCGGCAGCTGCAGAAGTTCCGGCCCTTCTCCTTTCGGCTGTATACGCAGGTGAGCAGACGCCGTCAAAGACAGTAGAAGCCCAGTCGTGTggaacgaaggagaaagacaccTCCAGGGTCGGCACCCTCGAGAAAAGCTGTGGCGCGGATGCCACGTACGCGGCGAGGCGTGTGACGCAGCAACTGGCCGCCGGACGGGGTAGGAGAtggggagaggcgccgagctCCGCCAACCAAGCGGCAACGCCTTCGAGACAAGCTTCTGAGACGCCTGCTCGTATGCTGTCCTCTCAGTCCTCTAGAACCCCGTCAAAAGGGCCCTTCCTTCCGTCGATTGCGTGTGGTCTAGTCGtatctgcttcttccctcggtCGCGGGAGCGGCCTGGGCGTCTACGCCACGAGAGCGTACAGCGCCCGCTCGCGTATCGGAGAGTACGCGGGAGTGTGTGTAGATCGGAAGGTGGCCATGATGCTCCGCGGTATGGGGACTTCGACTCACGTGATGCGCGTAGGCATGCAGTATCAGTATTTAGTTGGCTACCGACTCCCTTTTGTCTTCGGCGGCGCTGGCGCCTTTGTGAATGACGGCCGCTGGTATGCAGACGGTCGTAAGGGGCCTGGAGTCACTGCCAGATTTCATGTCGCGTATGATAAAAAACGCGCCAAAGATCGTGTTTATGTAGTCGCAACACGGGATAttgcagaaggcgaggagatcTTCACCAGCTACGACAATCAATACTGGGCTCTCCTGCACTAA
- a CDS encoding putative CMGC kinase, CDK family TgPK2, protein MEKYQKLEKIGEGTYGVVYKAQDHTGEISALKKIRLEAEDEGIPSTAIREISLLKELHHPNIVRLRDVIHTDRRLTLVFEYLDQDLKKLLDVCDGGLEPSTTKSFLFQLLCGIAYCHEHRVLHRDLKPQNLLINREGALKLADFGLARAFGIPVRSYTHEVVTLWYRAPDVLMGSKTYSTPVDIWSVGCIFAEMVNGRPLFPGTGNEDQLIKIFKVLGTPQVSEHPQLAELPHWNRDFPQFPPLPWDQVVPKLDPLGTDLLSRMLRFDSNQRISARQAMQHPYFSDLPDNIKRLANFRGE, encoded by the exons ATGGAGAAGTACCAAAAACTCGAAAAAATCGGCGAAGGGACGTACGGCGTTGTGTACAAAGCCCAGGACCACACAGGGGAAATCTCTGCGCTGAAAAAGATCCGTCTCGAAGCGGAAGATGAGGGCATCCCTTCTACAG CGATTCGGGAAATTTCTCTGCTGAAGGAGCTTCACCATCCAAACATCGTTCGCCTACGGGATGTGATTCACACGGATCGGCGACTCACGCTCGTCTTCGAGTACCTCGATCAGGATCTCAAAAAACTTCTCGACGTTTGCGATG GGGGTTTGGAGCCGAGCACCACCAagtcctttctcttccaacTGCTCTGCGGGATCGCGTACTGCCACGAGCACCGCGTCCTGCATCGCGACTTGAAGCCACAGAACTTGCTGATCAACCGCGAGGGCGCGCTAAAACTCGCCGACTTCGGCCTCGCTCG CGCCTTTGGCATTCCGGTGCGCAGCTACACCCACGAGGTTGTCACGCTGTGGTACAGAGCCCCGGACGTCCTGATGGGCTCGAAGACGTACTCCACGCCTGTCGACATTTGGAGCGTCGGCTGCATTTTCGCAG AAATGGTGAACGGACGCCCGCTTTTCCCCGGAACTGGCAACGAAGACCAGCTGATCAAGATTTTCAAAGTTCTCGGCACGCCCCAGGTGTCGGAGCATCCGCAACTTGCGGAACTGCCGCACTGGAACCGCGACTTCCCTCAGTTTCCTCCCCTCCCGTGGGATCAAGTG GTTCCGAAGCTCGACCCTCTCGGGACGGATCTGCTGTCCAGGATGCTCCGCTTTGATAGTAACCAGCGGATATCTGCGCGGCAGGCGATGCAACATCCTTATTTCTCCGATTTGCCGGACAACATCAAACGCCTCGCGAACTTTCGGGGCGAATAA